TGTGGTCTCGCAGACCTTCCCCATGATGGACGAGAGTCCGTGGCTGGTCGAGCGGTTTAATCACGGGTTTCCGTTCTGGGTGTACGGCCTGCTGTGTATCGTGAGCGTGGTGTTTGTGTGGCGGTTCGTGCCCGAAACAAAAGGAAAGTCCCTGGAAGAAATCGAGCGCATGTGGGGAATATAGTAGCCGTTTGACAGAAAATTCGGTGCAAGGAGTCCTCCGGCTCTGAACAATTGGTTCCAGGAACAACAGGAAGGCCCGCTATGAACTCGATCGAGCGTCTCAATGCCGCGCTGGCCCACAAGCAGCCCGACCGCGTGTGCGTGGATTTCGGGAGCACGCTCGTGACCGGCATGTCCGTGGTTGCCGTGACCAGACTGCGGAGGGCCTTGCTGGGCGACGACGGTTACAGGGTAAAGGTAGTCGACCCCTACCAGATGCTCGGCGAAATCGATCCGGCGCTGCGCGAGGCCATCGGCGCGGATGTCATGCCCGTCATGGGGTCCAGAACCCTCTTTGGCTTCGAGAACGCCGACTGGAAACCCTTCACCATGTTTGACGGGACCGAGGTACTGGTGCCAGGCAGGTTCAACGTGACCGAATCCGAACGCGGGGGGTGGGTCATCTATCCCGAAGGCGACACATCGGTTCCTCCGAGCGGATGGATGCCGAAAGAGGGGTTTTACTTTGACGCACTCTGTCGCCAGGATCCAATCGACGAGGCCCACCTGAACCCCGAAGATAATCTCGAGGAGTTTGGCCCTCTCAGCGATGACGAGGTGCGCCATTTTGCCCGCCAGGCGGAAGCTGCCCGCGCGCAAGGCATGGGCGCCGTGCTGAGCGCCCCCGGGACCGGCTTTGGCGACATCGCCCTCGTCC
This sequence is a window from Candidatus Hydrogenedentota bacterium. Protein-coding genes within it:
- a CDS encoding uroporphyrinogen decarboxylase family protein, giving the protein MNSIERLNAALAHKQPDRVCVDFGSTLVTGMSVVAVTRLRRALLGDDGYRVKVVDPYQMLGEIDPALREAIGADVMPVMGSRTLFGFENADWKPFTMFDGTEVLVPGRFNVTESERGGWVIYPEGDTSVPPSGWMPKEGFYFDALCRQDPIDEAHLNPEDNLEEFGPLSDDEVRHFARQAEAARAQGMGAVLSAPGTGFGDIALVPAMWLKRTRGIRDVQEWYMSTISRRDYVYAVFEKQCEIALDNLGRLAKALGDTVQAAFVTGTDFGQQHGTFIAPAAYRELYQPFHKEITAFIHKHTTWKTFIHSCGSVAALIPDFIASGFDILNPVQCSAAGMDAETLKREYGKDLVFWGGGVDTQKTLPFGTPGEVYNEVRERIAIFNAGGGYVFNAIHNLQANSPVENMLAMF